One region of Mycolicibacterium rhodesiae NBB3 genomic DNA includes:
- a CDS encoding alpha/beta fold hydrolase has translation MAPQTFTTAGEGGVRIVGDRIGDPGAPAVVFLHGGGQTRRSWGRAAAAVAERGWQAITLDFRGHGESDWSTDGDYRVTSFARDVLEVLRDLPPKPVLVGASLGGFTSMLLAGELAPGAVRAVVLVDIVPDMDQSGASRIHEFMYDRMKSGFDSLDEVADMIQEYNPHRPRPTDLDGLRTNLRHRGGRWYWHWDPKFIDGTSALPPIEVTEVERMHAAVAAILDTGVPMLLVRGQMSDLVTQERADEFLARFPGVDFVDVGGAGHMVAGDRNDLFAGAVVQFLDRHAPG, from the coding sequence ATGGCACCGCAGACTTTCACCACTGCAGGCGAAGGCGGGGTTCGAATCGTCGGTGACCGAATTGGCGACCCCGGCGCACCGGCCGTGGTCTTCCTGCATGGGGGCGGTCAGACCCGCCGGTCCTGGGGCCGCGCCGCCGCCGCGGTGGCCGAGCGGGGCTGGCAGGCGATCACCCTGGATTTCCGTGGTCATGGCGAGTCCGACTGGTCCACCGACGGGGACTATCGCGTCACGTCCTTCGCCCGCGACGTTCTCGAAGTGCTTCGGGATCTTCCGCCGAAGCCGGTACTCGTCGGCGCGTCGCTCGGCGGCTTCACGTCAATGCTGCTCGCGGGCGAACTCGCGCCCGGGGCCGTACGCGCGGTCGTGCTCGTCGACATCGTGCCCGACATGGACCAGTCAGGCGCGTCCCGGATCCACGAGTTCATGTATGACCGCATGAAGTCGGGATTCGACTCCCTCGACGAGGTCGCCGACATGATCCAGGAGTACAACCCGCACCGTCCGCGACCCACCGACCTGGACGGCCTTCGCACGAACCTGCGCCACCGGGGCGGTCGCTGGTACTGGCACTGGGATCCGAAGTTCATCGACGGCACCTCGGCGCTTCCTCCCATCGAGGTGACCGAGGTAGAGCGCATGCACGCCGCCGTCGCAGCGATCCTGGACACCGGCGTACCGATGCTGCTCGTGCGTGGCCAGATGAGCGACCTGGTCACCCAGGAACGGGCCGACGAGTTCCTCGCCAGATTTCCCGGGGTGGACTTCGTCGATGTCGGCGGCGCCGGACACATGGTCGCGGGCGATCGCAACGACCTCTTCGCAGGAGCCGTCGTGCAATTCCTCGACCGGCACGCCCCTGGCTGA
- a CDS encoding RND family transporter, translated as MSSLSSATTERSKIAHVIRVLALPIVLGWLALTVVTNVFVPSLEKVGEAHTVSMNAHDAPAFIAMQRIGANFQEFDSDSNAMVILEGDKPLGDEAHHYYDTLIKAFRDDPNHIEHIADFWSDPLTAAGAQSSDGKSAYVQLYLRGNMGETRANESIAAVRDIIEKTPAPPGVKAYVTGGAAMNADQRVAGDKGAAKATMVTLVVIFVMLVIVYRSIATTVLILLMVFVELGASRGIVAFLGNAGVMGLSTFATSLLTLIAIAAGTDYAIFLIGRYQEARGAGEDRESAYYTMFHGTAHVVLGSGLTIAGALLCLKFTRLPWFQTMAVPCAVGILVAVIAALTLGPAVIVIGGRFGLFEPKRAINSRGWRRVGVAVVRWPGPILVATLALALIGLLALPGYKTDYDGRHFLPPDTPANVGYAVADRHFDAARMNPELMMVESDHDLRNSADFLVINKIAKAIFNVPGIARVQTITRPDGKPIEHTTIPFLLSMQGTTNQLNQKYNQDRMADMLVQADEMQTTIDTLTKMSALTEQMAATTHSMVQKTKAMTVDVADLRDNIANFDDFFRPMRNYLYWEPHCYNIPVCYSIRSIFDTLDGVDIMTADIEQLLPDLEHLDTLMPQLVALMPAQIQTMKTMKKMMLTMYATQKGMQDQMAAQQENSSAMGDAFDESMNDDSFYLPPEVFDNKDFKRGMENFISPDGKSVRFIIEHEGDPATPEGISRINAIKQAAKEAIKGTPLEGSTIFLGGTAATYKDMRDGSNYDLLIAGMSAAALIFVIMLLITRSVVASAVIVGTVLLSLGTSFGLSVLVWQYLLGIRLHWIVLVMSVILLLAVGSDYNLLIVSRFKEELHHGFKTAIIRAMAGSGSVVTSAGLVFAATMASFVFGDLLSIAQVGSTIALGLLFDTLIVRSFMTPSIAALMGRWFWWPQIPQTPASRRRMKKVFGDREASVGRA; from the coding sequence ATGAGTTCTCTGAGTTCTGCAACCACCGAGCGATCAAAGATCGCACACGTCATCCGCGTGCTCGCCTTGCCCATCGTGCTCGGCTGGCTGGCCCTGACCGTCGTCACAAACGTCTTCGTTCCCTCGCTGGAAAAGGTGGGCGAAGCCCACACCGTGTCGATGAACGCCCACGATGCGCCGGCCTTCATCGCCATGCAGCGCATCGGTGCGAACTTCCAGGAGTTCGACTCCGACAGCAACGCGATGGTCATCCTCGAAGGCGACAAGCCGCTCGGGGACGAGGCCCATCACTATTACGACACCTTGATCAAGGCGTTCCGGGACGACCCGAACCACATCGAGCACATCGCGGACTTCTGGAGCGATCCGCTCACTGCGGCGGGCGCCCAGAGCAGCGACGGCAAATCCGCATACGTCCAGCTCTATCTGCGCGGAAACATGGGCGAGACGCGGGCCAACGAGTCCATCGCGGCCGTGCGCGACATCATCGAGAAGACACCCGCTCCGCCTGGCGTGAAGGCCTATGTCACCGGCGGTGCGGCGATGAACGCCGACCAACGGGTCGCCGGCGACAAGGGCGCGGCAAAGGCCACGATGGTCACCCTGGTTGTCATCTTCGTCATGCTGGTGATCGTCTACCGCTCGATCGCCACGACGGTGTTGATCCTGCTGATGGTGTTCGTCGAACTCGGGGCATCCCGCGGAATCGTCGCGTTCCTCGGCAACGCGGGCGTCATGGGGCTGTCGACGTTCGCGACAAGTCTGTTGACACTCATCGCGATTGCGGCGGGCACCGACTATGCCATCTTCCTCATAGGCAGATATCAGGAGGCGCGGGGCGCAGGCGAAGACCGTGAGTCTGCGTACTACACCATGTTTCACGGGACTGCGCACGTGGTCCTCGGCTCGGGCCTCACCATCGCGGGCGCGCTGTTATGCCTGAAATTCACCCGGCTGCCGTGGTTCCAGACCATGGCGGTGCCCTGCGCGGTGGGCATCCTCGTCGCTGTCATCGCCGCACTAACGCTGGGCCCCGCCGTGATCGTCATCGGTGGTCGATTCGGACTCTTCGAGCCGAAACGTGCGATCAATTCCCGCGGTTGGCGCCGGGTCGGTGTCGCCGTGGTGCGATGGCCTGGTCCGATCCTGGTGGCCACGTTGGCACTTGCGCTGATCGGGCTACTCGCACTGCCGGGCTACAAGACCGACTACGACGGACGCCATTTCCTGCCGCCGGACACTCCGGCCAATGTCGGATACGCCGTCGCCGACCGGCATTTCGACGCCGCCCGGATGAACCCGGAATTGATGATGGTTGAGAGTGACCATGATCTGAGGAACTCCGCGGACTTCCTGGTGATCAACAAGATCGCCAAAGCCATCTTCAACGTGCCCGGTATCGCGCGGGTGCAGACGATCACCCGCCCCGACGGAAAACCGATCGAGCACACCACGATTCCGTTCCTGCTCAGCATGCAGGGCACCACAAATCAGCTGAATCAGAAGTACAACCAGGACCGGATGGCCGACATGCTGGTCCAGGCCGACGAGATGCAGACCACGATCGACACGCTCACCAAGATGTCGGCACTGACCGAGCAAATGGCCGCGACCACGCACAGCATGGTGCAGAAAACCAAAGCCATGACCGTCGATGTCGCCGACTTGCGCGACAACATCGCCAACTTCGACGACTTCTTCCGCCCGATGCGCAACTACCTCTACTGGGAACCGCACTGCTACAACATCCCGGTCTGCTATTCGATCCGGTCGATCTTCGACACCCTCGACGGCGTCGACATCATGACCGCCGACATCGAGCAGCTGCTGCCCGACCTGGAACACCTCGACACCCTGATGCCTCAACTGGTCGCGCTGATGCCCGCGCAGATCCAGACGATGAAGACCATGAAAAAGATGATGCTGACGATGTACGCCACGCAGAAAGGCATGCAGGACCAGATGGCCGCGCAGCAAGAGAACTCGAGCGCGATGGGCGATGCCTTCGACGAGTCGATGAACGACGACTCGTTCTATCTACCGCCAGAGGTGTTCGACAACAAAGACTTCAAACGCGGCATGGAGAACTTCATCTCTCCGGACGGCAAATCGGTGCGCTTCATCATCGAACACGAGGGCGATCCCGCAACGCCCGAGGGTATCTCGCGCATCAACGCGATCAAGCAGGCGGCCAAGGAAGCCATCAAAGGCACCCCACTCGAAGGCTCGACCATATTCCTCGGCGGTACCGCGGCGACCTACAAGGACATGCGCGACGGCTCCAACTACGACCTATTGATTGCCGGAATGTCGGCTGCAGCACTGATTTTCGTCATCATGCTGCTGATTACACGAAGCGTCGTGGCATCGGCGGTCATCGTCGGCACCGTGCTGCTGTCGTTGGGTACGTCCTTCGGGCTCTCGGTGCTCGTCTGGCAGTACCTGCTGGGCATCCGGCTACACTGGATCGTGCTGGTCATGTCTGTGATCCTGCTTCTGGCAGTCGGTTCCGACTACAACCTGCTGATCGTGTCGCGGTTCAAAGAGGAATTGCACCACGGCTTCAAGACGGCAATCATCCGCGCGATGGCGGGGTCCGGTTCGGTCGTGACATCGGCCGGCCTGGTCTTCGCCGCCACGATGGCGTCCTTCGTCTTCGGTGATCTTCTGAGCATCGCGCAGGTCGGCAGCACCATCGCGCTGGGACTGCTTTTCGACACCCTCATCGTGCGCTCGTTCATGACACCGTCGATCGCCGCGCTGATGGGGCGGTGGTTCTGGTGGCCTCAGATTCCCCAGACACCCGCATCGAGGCGCCGGATGAAGAAGGTCTTCGGCGATCGGGAGGCGAGCGTGGGGCGGGCCTAG
- a CDS encoding STAS domain-containing protein: MATPLTTETRVRDDGTAVLMVTGELDLSNIDVFTTAIADAMTPASRDGGVLMIDLTGVEYLDSSAIDVLFANASRVRLVVNPILMPVLKVSGLPNVMSVETG; this comes from the coding sequence ATGGCCACCCCACTGACCACCGAAACCCGCGTCCGTGACGACGGCACTGCGGTGTTGATGGTGACCGGTGAACTCGATCTGAGCAATATCGACGTGTTCACGACGGCGATTGCGGATGCCATGACGCCGGCATCGCGGGACGGCGGCGTGCTGATGATCGACCTCACCGGGGTCGAGTACCTCGACAGCAGCGCCATCGATGTCCTCTTCGCCAACGCCAGTCGCGTGCGGCTGGTCGTCAACCCGATCCTCATGCCCGTGCTCAAGGTCAGCGGCCTCCCCAATGTGATGTCTGTCGAAACCGGCTGA
- a CDS encoding SpoIIE family protein phosphatase gives MTTAGGERDRKAAVFSADKEIGKDLAEVDWKATPLGPPPQWPQSLQTAVDILLSSRFSMWMAWGPDLTFFCNDAYRRDTLGRKYPWALGRPAREVWAEIWDDIGPRIDTVLSTGVATWDSALLLFLERAGYQEETYHTFSYSPLRDDDNRVVGMLCVVSEVTQQVIGERRMATLRDLGSDPSVVRSEEESLTFADRQLGHNPRDLPFTLTYLFDENGDARLAGSSGIDAGHPLSPSRIPAGEASVWPVDALAHGDTVSVELREVANLPTGDWHDPPTAALAVPMLQQGGTPSGFLIAALNRYRPLDDAYRDFVTLVAGHIASGIGSARTFRDQQRRAEELAELDRAKTTFFSNISHEFRTPLTLILDPVDQLRRRSELDEPTREELDTVWRNGLRLTKLVNSLLDFSRIEAGRTQAQFVPVDIATVTAELASVFRSAVERAGLSLDVDCPPLDDVVYIDRDMWEKVVLNLLSNALKFTFDGRIAIGVRRENDEAVVTVTDTGIGVAAEEIPRLFERFHRIENVRARSNEGSGIGLALVKELVDLHRGSIVASSAEGVGTTFTIRLPVGMANLPANQAATTDQNRTSSAVAQPYVQEALRWIPAETGVGDAPEPHVEGAAGSDRRTRVLIADDNADMRDYLGRLLGSDGYEVEAVTDGQQALDSVRATLPDIVVSDVMMPRLDGLELVAALRSDPRTAAVPVLLLSARAGQEASIGGLQAGADDYLTKPFAAAELLARVRATVGLARMRNHHARWRTALVDSLQEAFFVCDEDGAVIEINAAFTDILGYGVEDLPYEPTYPWWPSIDEDPDAHRQMSEAFETLLRQPHGVVSVPATHRDGHRLWVTASFNHVDDPDTGRRVMVGTFRDVTAEHYAVQRESALAALNQALAQADSLGDAIRAATEEFRNVWSARRVLAVTFPADEVDPPPSEVVGSGEATTWDQLASGARDVIRARRDGELLDSPATQPGMAAIAIRHPGGVLVMFVELDERRPFTSEDHTLLTVLAGSLGQGLQRVHHFDQQRETALALQHAILGPHVSGGFAVRYQPATRPLHVGGDWYDVVNLDDGRIALIVGDCVGHGLVAATIMGQLRSACRALLLEQPSPSAALAALDRFAARLDGARCTTAFCAVLNPETGELTYSSAGHPPPILVMADRTTQLLDAAAAMPLGLPYDQTRPEASATIPPRSTLLLYTDGLIERRREPLDEGIRRATDLVQDNRDTALEGLADEIMSSLAPNGGYQDDVAVLLYRQPAPLEVEIAADVNELASSRAALRGWLTRVGVEPEQTLDVLIAVGEAVANSIEHGHREQLEGTVSLRATAFADRLHLTVVDTGKWKPSDFDPNSLRGRGIMLMRALMQDVTIEPGDSGTTVRMHTRIA, from the coding sequence ATGACCACGGCGGGCGGAGAGCGCGATCGCAAGGCCGCCGTTTTCAGCGCGGACAAGGAAATCGGCAAAGACCTCGCCGAGGTCGACTGGAAGGCCACCCCGCTCGGGCCGCCTCCGCAATGGCCGCAGAGCCTCCAGACGGCCGTCGACATCCTGCTGTCCTCTCGGTTCTCGATGTGGATGGCCTGGGGACCTGACCTGACCTTCTTCTGTAATGACGCGTATCGGCGCGACACCCTGGGCCGGAAGTACCCCTGGGCGCTGGGCCGGCCGGCTCGTGAGGTGTGGGCGGAAATCTGGGACGACATCGGTCCGCGAATCGACACGGTGTTGTCCACCGGAGTCGCCACGTGGGACTCCGCGCTGTTGCTCTTCCTGGAGCGCGCCGGATACCAGGAGGAGACCTACCACACGTTCTCGTACAGTCCGCTGCGAGACGACGACAATCGGGTCGTCGGCATGCTGTGCGTGGTCAGCGAAGTCACGCAGCAGGTGATCGGTGAGCGGCGAATGGCGACGCTGCGAGATCTCGGGTCCGATCCGAGCGTTGTTCGCAGCGAAGAGGAATCACTGACCTTCGCCGATCGCCAGCTCGGTCACAATCCCCGCGATCTCCCGTTCACGCTCACGTACCTATTCGACGAGAACGGCGACGCCAGGCTCGCCGGCTCGAGCGGTATCGACGCCGGCCATCCGCTGTCTCCCTCGCGGATACCCGCCGGCGAGGCTTCGGTGTGGCCGGTCGACGCACTCGCGCACGGCGACACCGTGTCGGTGGAGCTTCGCGAAGTGGCGAACCTGCCGACCGGCGACTGGCACGACCCGCCCACCGCAGCGCTCGCGGTCCCCATGCTGCAACAGGGCGGCACGCCCAGCGGATTCCTGATCGCCGCGCTCAACCGGTACCGCCCGTTGGACGACGCCTACCGCGACTTCGTCACGCTCGTCGCCGGGCACATCGCGTCGGGCATCGGTAGTGCCAGAACCTTCCGGGACCAGCAGCGCCGCGCAGAGGAACTGGCCGAGCTGGACCGCGCCAAGACGACGTTCTTCTCCAACATCAGCCATGAATTCCGCACGCCCCTTACGTTGATCCTCGATCCTGTCGACCAGCTGCGCAGGCGCTCCGAACTCGACGAGCCGACCCGCGAGGAGCTGGATACCGTCTGGCGGAACGGATTACGCCTGACCAAGCTGGTCAACTCACTGTTGGATTTCTCCCGCATCGAAGCCGGCCGCACCCAGGCTCAGTTCGTACCGGTCGACATCGCGACGGTGACCGCCGAGCTGGCGAGCGTGTTCCGGTCCGCGGTCGAGCGGGCGGGTCTGAGTTTGGACGTCGACTGTCCGCCGCTGGACGACGTGGTCTACATCGATCGCGACATGTGGGAAAAGGTCGTCCTCAACCTGCTCTCGAACGCGTTGAAGTTCACGTTCGACGGCAGGATCGCCATCGGTGTGCGTCGCGAGAACGACGAAGCGGTGGTCACGGTGACGGATACCGGGATCGGTGTGGCGGCCGAGGAGATACCTCGGCTGTTCGAACGGTTCCACCGGATCGAGAACGTACGCGCCAGGTCCAACGAGGGCAGCGGTATCGGACTGGCGCTGGTCAAGGAGCTCGTGGATCTCCACCGTGGCAGCATCGTCGCCAGTAGCGCCGAGGGTGTGGGCACGACCTTCACCATTCGCTTGCCGGTCGGCATGGCGAATTTGCCTGCGAACCAGGCTGCGACAACCGATCAGAACCGGACATCGTCGGCGGTCGCGCAACCCTATGTGCAGGAGGCATTGCGCTGGATCCCCGCCGAGACCGGGGTCGGCGATGCGCCGGAGCCTCATGTTGAGGGCGCGGCGGGTTCGGACCGTCGAACGCGGGTGCTCATCGCGGACGACAACGCCGATATGCGCGATTACCTGGGGCGGCTGCTCGGCAGCGACGGTTACGAGGTAGAGGCGGTGACCGATGGTCAGCAGGCGCTGGACTCCGTGCGCGCAACCCTGCCAGACATCGTTGTCAGCGATGTGATGATGCCGCGGCTCGACGGGCTGGAATTGGTCGCGGCGCTGCGGTCGGATCCCAGGACGGCTGCGGTGCCGGTCTTGCTGTTGTCTGCGCGCGCCGGGCAGGAGGCATCGATCGGCGGCCTGCAGGCCGGTGCCGACGACTACCTCACCAAACCGTTCGCGGCGGCGGAACTGCTTGCACGAGTGCGCGCCACCGTCGGGCTGGCGCGGATGCGCAACCATCACGCGCGATGGCGCACCGCGCTCGTCGACTCACTGCAGGAAGCGTTCTTCGTCTGCGACGAGGACGGGGCGGTGATCGAGATCAACGCGGCGTTCACCGACATCCTCGGCTACGGCGTCGAGGACCTTCCCTACGAGCCCACGTACCCGTGGTGGCCGTCGATCGACGAGGATCCCGACGCTCACAGGCAGATGTCCGAGGCGTTCGAGACTCTCCTGCGTCAACCGCATGGCGTCGTGTCGGTTCCCGCCACCCACCGGGATGGGCACCGGCTGTGGGTCACCGCCTCCTTCAACCACGTCGACGATCCCGACACCGGGCGCCGAGTCATGGTCGGCACGTTCCGCGATGTCACCGCCGAGCACTACGCCGTGCAACGCGAGTCTGCGCTTGCCGCACTCAATCAGGCGCTGGCGCAAGCGGATTCACTCGGTGACGCGATACGCGCGGCCACCGAGGAATTCCGCAATGTGTGGTCGGCGCGTCGCGTCTTGGCGGTCACGTTCCCGGCCGACGAGGTCGACCCCCCTCCGTCGGAGGTCGTGGGCAGCGGCGAAGCCACGACATGGGACCAGTTGGCCTCCGGCGCGCGTGACGTCATCCGCGCGCGGCGCGACGGTGAGCTACTCGACTCGCCTGCAACGCAACCCGGCATGGCAGCCATCGCTATTCGGCACCCCGGTGGTGTGCTCGTGATGTTCGTCGAACTCGACGAGCGACGGCCATTCACGTCAGAGGACCACACGCTGCTCACCGTGTTGGCCGGCAGCCTCGGCCAGGGGCTGCAACGGGTTCACCACTTCGACCAGCAACGCGAGACCGCACTGGCGTTGCAGCACGCGATCCTCGGTCCTCACGTCTCAGGCGGGTTCGCGGTTCGCTATCAGCCGGCCACCCGGCCGCTGCATGTCGGCGGCGACTGGTACGACGTCGTGAACCTGGACGACGGCCGCATCGCGTTGATCGTCGGCGACTGCGTCGGTCACGGTTTGGTGGCCGCGACAATCATGGGCCAACTCCGAAGCGCCTGTCGCGCGCTGCTACTCGAACAGCCGAGTCCATCCGCCGCATTGGCGGCTCTGGACAGGTTCGCTGCTCGGCTGGATGGAGCGCGGTGCACCACCGCGTTTTGCGCGGTGTTGAATCCCGAAACCGGAGAGCTCACGTACTCGAGTGCCGGCCATCCGCCGCCGATTCTGGTCATGGCCGATCGCACCACGCAGCTGCTTGACGCCGCCGCCGCCATGCCGCTCGGGTTGCCGTACGACCAGACTCGTCCCGAGGCCAGCGCGACCATACCTCCGCGGTCTACGTTGCTGCTTTACACCGACGGTCTGATCGAGCGCCGCCGCGAACCGCTCGACGAAGGGATCCGCCGAGCCACCGATCTCGTTCAGGACAACCGGGACACCGCGCTCGAGGGCCTTGCCGACGAGATCATGTCGAGTCTGGCGCCCAACGGGGGTTACCAGGACGACGTCGCCGTTCTGCTCTATCGGCAGCCCGCGCCGCTCGAAGTCGAGATCGCCGCCGACGTGAACGAGCTTGCGTCGAGCCGCGCTGCGCTGCGCGGCTGGCTCACGCGTGTGGGCGTTGAGCCGGAGCAGACACTGGATGTGCTGATTGCGGTGGGCGAAGCGGTCGCCAATTCGATCGAGCACGGACACCGCGAACAGCTCGAAGGGACTGTCAGCCTGCGCGCGACCGCTTTCGCGGACCGGCTGCACCTGACGGTTGTCGATACGGGCAAGTGGAAGCCGTCGGATTTCGACCCGAATTCGCTGCGCGGCCGCGGCATCATGCTGATGCGCGCGTTGATGCAGGACGTGACGATCGAGCCGGGTGATTCTGGCACGACGGTTCGCATGCACACGAGGATCGCGTGA
- a CDS encoding STAS domain-containing protein, giving the protein MALLEVNQDVGDDAVVVSAVGEVDSESFATLVFQLDTALKRAVDHPARLLVVDLSGVTHFGSAGLNAVLECHERAASAGVVVRIAASNPEVLRPIEVTKLDGVLRLYPTVPAALEGP; this is encoded by the coding sequence GTGGCGCTACTCGAGGTGAATCAGGACGTCGGCGACGACGCCGTCGTGGTCTCGGCCGTGGGCGAGGTCGATTCCGAGAGTTTCGCAACCCTCGTGTTCCAACTCGACACCGCGCTCAAGAGAGCGGTCGATCATCCTGCGCGACTGCTTGTCGTCGACCTATCAGGGGTCACGCATTTCGGCAGCGCGGGCTTGAACGCCGTCCTCGAATGCCACGAGCGCGCAGCGTCCGCGGGCGTCGTCGTGCGCATCGCCGCGTCCAACCCGGAAGTTCTCCGTCCGATCGAGGTCACCAAACTCGACGGCGTGCTTCGGTTGTATCCGACCGTCCCCGCCGCGCTCGAAGGACCTTGA
- a CDS encoding PAS and ANTAR domain-containing protein — protein MHHPGDAPRGERSALVSPDLHVGSFRFWFVGQRWEWSDEVARMHGYEPGEVAPTTELLLSHKHPDDRQHVQDALDHALHSRSSLSSRHRFIDTGGRVHTVIVLADRMLDDDGAVVGTEGYYIDLTDTFDQTHRQALDASLPELLESRAAIEQAKGALMLVYRIDANAAFELLLWRSQHTNTKVRALATQIVAELSGIEYQPEDLRREFDHLLLTAHERIDRGVDH, from the coding sequence ATGCACCACCCCGGCGACGCGCCTCGCGGTGAGCGATCGGCCCTGGTCTCGCCGGACCTCCACGTCGGCAGCTTCCGCTTTTGGTTCGTCGGGCAGAGATGGGAATGGTCCGACGAGGTCGCCCGCATGCACGGCTACGAGCCCGGGGAGGTTGCGCCGACCACCGAACTGCTGCTCTCCCACAAGCACCCCGACGACCGACAACACGTCCAAGATGCACTCGATCACGCGCTGCACTCCCGCTCATCGCTCTCGAGCCGGCACCGCTTCATCGACACCGGTGGCCGAGTGCACACCGTCATCGTGCTCGCTGACCGCATGCTCGACGACGACGGTGCGGTCGTGGGAACCGAGGGCTACTACATCGACCTGACCGACACCTTCGATCAGACCCACCGACAAGCCCTCGACGCCTCACTTCCGGAGCTGCTGGAGTCGCGCGCCGCCATCGAACAGGCCAAGGGCGCTCTGATGCTCGTCTATCGCATCGACGCCAACGCGGCGTTCGAGTTGTTGCTCTGGCGGTCGCAGCACACGAACACCAAAGTGCGTGCGCTCGCAACGCAGATCGTGGCCGAGCTCTCCGGCATCGAATACCAGCCGGAGGATCTGCGGCGGGAATTCGACCACCTGCTGCTGACCGCGCATGAGCGCATCGATCGCGGCGTAGATCACTAA
- the phoU gene encoding phosphate signaling complex protein PhoU translates to MRHAFHQQLDDLIVGIADMCGAAGQAMEAATQALLQADLLLAEQVITDHELIVQKARTTEEQALTVLALQAPVAGDLRAVVSALKNIADVDRMAALALHVAKLTRRRHPEKVLPEEVNGYFTEMGRIAVDMGSNVKQVVLSEDTHRAEQLADDDDDMDNLHRHLFTVLMDREWKHGVAAAVDVTLLGRYYERFADHAVEIGRRVIFSATGESA, encoded by the coding sequence GTGCGCCACGCATTCCATCAGCAGCTCGACGACCTGATCGTCGGGATCGCCGACATGTGCGGCGCGGCAGGCCAGGCGATGGAAGCGGCGACCCAGGCTCTGCTGCAGGCCGACCTATTGCTTGCCGAACAGGTGATCACCGACCACGAGCTCATCGTGCAGAAAGCCAGGACAACCGAGGAACAGGCGCTGACCGTCCTCGCGTTGCAGGCGCCCGTGGCGGGAGACCTGCGCGCGGTGGTGAGCGCACTGAAGAACATCGCCGATGTCGACCGGATGGCGGCACTGGCATTGCACGTCGCGAAGCTGACCCGCAGACGTCATCCGGAGAAGGTGCTGCCGGAGGAGGTCAACGGCTACTTCACCGAGATGGGCCGTATCGCTGTCGATATGGGGAGCAATGTGAAGCAGGTCGTGCTCTCCGAGGACACCCATCGCGCAGAACAGCTTGCGGATGACGACGACGATATGGACAACCTGCACCGCCATCTGTTCACGGTGCTCATGGACAGGGAGTGGAAACACGGCGTGGCCGCCGCCGTCGACGTCACGCTGCTCGGCCGCTATTACGAGCGGTTCGCCGATCATGCGGTCGAGATCGGCCGCCGGGTCATCTTCTCGGCCACGGGCGAATCCGCCTGA
- a CDS encoding YwaF family protein, with the protein MELLAAQREFVAYGPSHLVVLAVFAIGAALLIWGGRRQTEAQAKRFGRGFAVVIAVMFLVALTYKLIRPVLDTSIPLQLCDVAELISIYALWTQRHWAFVLTYYWCLVLSSQALITPDVGTAEEGSPDFPHHLFVTFFALHVLVVWAAIYLTWGRGMRPSWRDYRFAIIATLVWGAFTFTFNAIVGTNYGYLNGKPPTASVLDFLGPWPVYLLIEVAIVLVVWALITWPWERIRRRAPESPAAV; encoded by the coding sequence ATGGAGCTGTTGGCAGCACAGCGAGAGTTCGTGGCGTACGGGCCGTCACACCTGGTGGTGCTCGCGGTCTTCGCGATAGGCGCTGCTCTGCTCATCTGGGGCGGGCGTCGGCAGACTGAAGCCCAGGCCAAACGCTTCGGTCGGGGCTTCGCGGTGGTGATCGCGGTGATGTTCCTGGTGGCGCTGACCTACAAGCTGATCAGACCCGTCCTCGACACCTCGATACCGCTGCAGTTGTGCGATGTCGCCGAACTCATTTCGATCTATGCACTGTGGACGCAACGGCATTGGGCCTTCGTACTCACGTACTACTGGTGCCTCGTGCTCAGCTCACAGGCGCTCATCACACCCGACGTCGGCACCGCCGAAGAAGGGTCGCCGGACTTCCCCCACCATCTCTTCGTCACCTTCTTCGCGCTGCACGTCCTTGTCGTGTGGGCGGCCATCTATCTGACGTGGGGCAGAGGTATGCGTCCAAGCTGGCGTGACTACCGGTTCGCGATCATCGCAACGCTGGTCTGGGGTGCCTTCACGTTCACCTTCAACGCGATCGTCGGCACCAATTACGGCTACCTCAACGGCAAACCGCCTACCGCGTCGGTGCTGGACTTCCTCGGTCCGTGGCCGGTGTACCTGCTCATCGAGGTCGCCATCGTCCTCGTCGTGTGGGCCTTGATCACCTGGCCGTGGGAGCGGATACGGCGACGCGCCCCAGAGAGTCCCGCCGCCGTCTGA